From Camelus dromedarius isolate mCamDro1 chromosome 23, mCamDro1.pat, whole genome shotgun sequence, a single genomic window includes:
- the SSR2 gene encoding translocon-associated protein subunit beta: MRLLAFVVLALFAVTQAEEGARLLASKSLLNRYAVEGRDLTLQYNIYNVGSSAALDVELSDDSFPPEDFGIVSGMLNVKWDRIAPASNVSHTVVLRPLKAGYFNFTSATITYLAQEDGPVVIGFTSAPGQGGILAQREFDRRFSPHFLDWAAFGVMTLPSIGIPLLLWYSSKRKYDTPKTKKN, from the exons ATGAGGCTGCTGGCATTCGTGGTGTTGGCTTTATTTGCTGTCACTCAAGCAGAGGAAGGAGCCAGGCTTTTGGCCTCCAAATCATTACTGAACAGATATGCCGTGGAGGGGCGAGACCTGACCTTACAGTACAACATCTACAATGTTGGCTCAAG CGCTGCATTAGATGTGGAATTATCTGATGATTCCTTCCCTCCAGAAGACTTTGGCATTGTCTCTGGAATGCTTAATGTCAAATGGGACCGGATTGCTCC TGCTAGCAATGTCTCCCACACCGTGGTCCTGCGTCCTCTCAAGGCTGGTTATTTCAACTTCACCTCAGCAACTATTACTTACCTGGCCCAGGAGGATGGGCCCGTTGTG attgGCTTCACCAGTGCACCTGGACAGGGCGGAATCCTGGCTCAGCGGGAGTTTGATAGGAGATTCTCCCCGCATTTC CTGGACTGGGCAGCTTTCGGGGTCATGACCCTCCCTTCCATCGGCATCCCCCTGCTGTTGTGGTACTCCAGCAAGAGGAAATACGACACCCCCAAAACCAAGAAGAACTGA